From Peromyscus maniculatus bairdii isolate BWxNUB_F1_BW_parent chromosome 8, HU_Pman_BW_mat_3.1, whole genome shotgun sequence, a single genomic window includes:
- the Ca4 gene encoding carbonic anhydrase 4, which produces MQLLLALLALAYAVSSTAGADWCYEIQAKEPNSHCQRPADWTGDCQKTHQSPINIITTEAKENPDLKPFTFTGYNQKKKWVVKNDGHSVKMMLGDGIFIDGGDLPTQYQAVQLHLHWSQDEDQGSEHTIDGKHFAMEMHVVHEKGTSSKEVQDSKDKNAVLAFMVEVGDERNEGFQPLVDALSRISIPNTNTTTMKESRLQDMLPKEEKLVHYFRYLGSLTTPNCDETVVWTVFKEPIKLHKDQFLQFSSKLYYDKDQKLNMKDNVRPLQRLGNRQVFKSHAPGQLLPLPLPTLLVPTLTCLVASFLQ; this is translated from the exons gCGCAGACTGGTGCTATGAGATTCAAGCCAAGGAGCCCAACAGCCACTGCCAGA GACCTGCCGACTGGACTGGGGACTGTCAGAAGACCCACCAGTCCCCCATCAACATCATCACCACTGAGGCAAAGGAGAACCCCGACCTGAAGCCTTTCACCTTCACTGGTTATAACCAGAAGAAGAAGTGGGTAGTTAAGAACGATGGACACTCAG TGAAAATGATGTTGGGGGACGGAATCTTCATTGATGGAGGAGACCTGCCCACACAGTACCAAGCTGTACAGTTGCACCTTCACTGGTCACAGGATGAGGACCAGGGCTCAGAACACACCATTGATGGGAAACACTTTGCCATGGAG ATGCACGTCGTCCATGAGAAGGGGACATCGAGCAAGGAGGTGCAGGACTCCAAGGACAAGAATGCAGTGCTGGCGTTCATGGTTGAG GTGGGAGATGAGCGGAATGAGGGCTTCCAGCCGCTGGTGGATGCACTGTCCCGTATCTCCATACCCA atacaaacaccaccaccatgaAGGAGAGCAGGCTGCAGGACATGCTTCCTAAGGAGGAGAAACTGGTTCACTACTTCCGTTACCTGGGCTCCCTGACCACACCAAACTGTGACGAGACGGTCGTCTGGACTGTGTTCAAGGAACCCATTAAGCTCCACAAGGACCAG TTCCTGCAGTTCTCAAGCAAGCTCTACTATGACAAAGATCAGAAGCTGAATATGAAGGACAACGTGAGGCCCCTGCAGCGGCTGGGAAACCGCCAGGTGTTCAAGTCCCATGCCCCAGGACAGCTGCTGCCCTTGCCCCTGCCCACCCTGTTGGTCCCCACACtcacctgcctggtggccagcttcctccagtga